CCCAGCTCCGCAACGCGGAGAAGAACCACGAGATCGAGGCCGTCGGCGAAGAGCTTCGCGGCCTGTTCGCGTGGCAGGAGGAGGGCGAGGAGGAAGAGGAGTCGACCGAGGTGACGGCCTGATGGGCGCCCGCGGCGACGCGAACGGGGCGACGGCGACCGCACCCCGCACGGGTGATCCCCGATGAGCGAGGGGACCCTGTACGACAAGGTGTGGGACCGCCACAAGGTGACGGAGCTGCCGACCGGACAGGACCAGCTGTTCGTCGGGCTCCACCTCGTCCACGAGGTCACCAGCCCGCAGGCGTTCGGGATGCTGAAAGAGCGCGGGAAGGAGGTCGCGTTCCCGGAGCGCACGCACGCGACGGTCGACCACATCGTGCCGACCGGCAACCGCGACCGACCGTTCAAAGACGAGGCGGCCGAGACCATGATGTCGGAGCTCGAGGAGAACCTCCGCGGGTCCGGCATCGACTTCTCGGACCCCGACTCGGGGAACCAGGGGATCGTCCACGTCATCGGACCGGAGCAGGGGCTCACCCAGCCCGGCATGACGATCGTCTGCGGCGACTCACACACCTCGACGCACGGCGCGTTCGGCGCGCTGGCGTTCGGCATCGGCACCTCGCAGATTCGCGACGTGCTGGCGACGGGCTGCGTCGCCATGGAGAAACAGAAGGTCCGCCGGATCGAGGTCACCGGCGAGCTCGGCGAGGGCGTCACCGCGAAGGACATTATCCTGACGATCATCGGGAAGCTCGGGACCGACGGCGGCGTCGGCCACGTCTACGAGTACGGCGGCGAGGCCATCGAGAGTCTCGGCATGGAGGGACGGATGTCCATCTGTAACATGTCCATCGAGGGCGGCGCCCGCGCGGGGTACGTCAACCCCGACGAGACCACCTACGAGTGGCTCCGGGAGACGGACGCGTTCAAAGACGATCCGGAGAAGTTCGAGCGGCTGAAGCCCTACTGGGAGTCGATCCGGACCGACGACGACGCCGAGTACGACGACGTCGTCACCATCGACGGGTCGGCGATCGAGCCGACCGTGACGTGGGGGACCACGCCCGGACAGACCGCGGGCATCACCGAGCCGATCCCCGACCCGGACGACCTCCCCGAGGAGGACCGCGACACCGCCCGCCGCGCCCAAAAGCACATGCGCGTCGAGCCGGGCGACACGATGGAGGGGTACGAGATCGACGTGGCGTTCCTCGGATCGTGTACGAACGCGCGCCTGAAGGACCTCCGCGAGGCCGCGGCGTTCGTCGAGGGCCGCGAGGTCGACGACGACGTGCGCGCGATGGTCGTGCCCGGCAGTCAGCGCGTCCGCGACGCCGCCGAGGCGGAGGGGTTAGACGAGATCTTCACCGAGGCTGGCTTCGACTGGCGCGAGCCCGGCTGCTCGATGTGTCTCGGCATGAACGACGATCAGCTGGTGGGCGACGAGGCGAGCGCGTCCTCCTCGAACCGGAACTTCGTCGGCCGACAGGGGTCGAAAGAGGGCCGGACCGTGCTGATGAGTCCGATCATGGTCGCGGCCGCGGCGGTGACCGGCGTGGTCACCGACGTCCGCGAGATGGAGGAGGTGGCGACCGTATGAGCTCCCCCGAGTTCAGCGACGGCGAGGCGCCGGCGGAGAAGGTCACCGAGGTCAAGGGGACGGGGATCCCCGTCCGCGGGAACGACGTCGACACCGACCAGATCATCCCGGCGCGGTTCCTGAAGGTCGTCACCTTCGACGGGCTGGGGCAGTTCGCCTTCTTCGACCAGCGGTTCGACGACGACGACAACGAGAAAGAGCACCCCTTTAACGAGGAGAAGTACCAGGGCGCGAACGTCTTAGTGGTCAACGCCAACTTCGGCTGCGGCTCCTCGCGCGAGCACGCGCCGCAGGCGCTGATGCGCTGGGGGATCGACGCCGTCGTCGGCGAGTCGTTCGCGGAGATCTTCGCGGGCAACTGCCTCGCGCTCGGCATCCCGACGGTCACCGCCGACCAGGAGTCGATCGAGGCGCTCCAGGACTACGTCGAGGCGAACCCCGACGCGGAGGTCGACATCGACGTGGCCGCGGAGACGATCACGTACGACGACACCGTGATCGACGCGACGGTCCACGACGCCCAGCGGAAGGCCCTCGTCGAGGGCGTCTGGGACACCACGGCGCTGATGGGCGCGAACGCGGGCGCGGTCCGCGAGACCGCCCGGTCGCTCCCCTACGTTCCGGAAGCGGACATTCCGGGGGACGAGGCGTGAGCCACGAGGTCGCCGTCATCGAGGGCGACGGGATCGGCCGGGAGGTCGTCCCCGCGGCCCTCGAGGTGTTGGAGGCGTTCGACCTCGGCTTCGAGTTCGTCCGGGGCGAGGCCGGCGACGCGACCAAGGAGGCGACCGGCGAGGCGCTTCCGGCGGAGACGTACGAGCTCGCCGCGGGCGCGGACGCGACGCTGTTCGGCGCGGCCGGCGAGACCGCCGCCGACGTCATCCTCCCGCTCCGGGACGCCGTCGACTCGTTCGTCAACGTCCGACCGGCGAAGGCGTACCCCGGCGTCGACGCGCTCCGGCCTGAGACGGACGTCGTCTTCTTACGCGAGAACACCGAGGGCGTCTACTCGGGCCACGAGGACCGGCTCTCCGAGGACCTCTCGACGCTGACGCGGGTGGTCACCTCCTCGGCCTCCCGGGAGCTGGCGGAGTACGCCTGCGAGTTTGTCGCCGACGGGCGCGGCCCCGCCGGCGGCCCGGAGGACGGGTTCACGGTCGCGCACAAGGCGAACGTGATGCGCGAGACGGACGGCCGGTTCCGCGAGGAGATGCTCGCGGTGGCCGACGAGCGCGGCGTCGACGCCGACGAGGAGCTGATGGACGCGTTCGCGACGAAGCTCCCGCTCGACCCGACGCAGTACGGCGTGATCGTCTGTCCGAACCTCGCCGGCGACGTGCTCTCGGATTTAGCGGCCGGGCTCGTCGGCGGGCTCGGTCTGCTCCCGTCGGCGAACGTCGGCCACGACAACGCGCTGTTCGAGCCGGTCCACGGCACCGCGCCCGACATCGCCGGGCAGGGGGTCGCGAACCCGACGGCGGCGATCCTGTCGGCCGCCATGCTGCTGGAGTACCTCGGCTACGTCGAGGAGGGCGGACGGGTGCGCGACGCCGTGGAGGGCGTGCTCTCCAACGGGCCCCGCACCGGCGACCTCGGCGGCGACGCGACGACCGACGAGATTACTGCTGCGATCGTCGACCGGCTATAGTCCTGGGAGACGTAGCCCTCCGCGAGACACGCTCTCGCACGGCGACCGCGGGCGAACCACAAGAAAGGAAACCCTGCGGCCCGTCCGTGCGGCTATGAGCAACTACGAAGTCGCGATGGAAGCCGCCTGGTTGGTCCGTGACGTCGAGGAGACCGACGACGCCATCGGCGTCGCGGTCAGCGAAGCCGGAAAGCGACTCAACGAGACGGACAAGCAGTACGTCGAGGTCGAACCCGGCGTCACCGGCTGTCCGGCCTGCGGCGAGCCGTTCGACGCCGCGTTCCTCGCCGCGAACACGGCCCTCGTCGGGCTCCTCCTCGAGATCGACATCTTCAACGCCGACAGCGAGGAGCACGCGGAGCGGATCGCGAAGAGCGAGGTCGGCGGCGCGCTGCGCGACGTTCCCCTGGAAGTCATCGAGATCATCGAGACGGAGGGCGACGAGGACGACGACGGCGACGAGTAACGCCCCGCGACGAGGGGCGAGCGCCTCGGGGCCGATCGGCGCGTGCGCGACCGCCCCCGCGATATCGGTCGCCGCCGAAAGCTTTTCTAATAACCCGGAGTTATTTGGCGCATGGAACTCCCGACGCCACAGGACCTCCGCGAGCGGCGGACGACGCTGGAGCTGACCCAGAGCGAGCTGGCGGACGCCGCGGACGTCTCCCAGCCCCTGATCGCCCGGATCGAGGGCGGCGACGTCGACCCGCGGCTCTCGACGCTCCGGCGGATCGTCAACGCGCTCCAGGAGGCGGAGGGCGAGGTCGTGCGCGCGAGCGACCTGATGAACGAGACGGTGATCAGCGTCGCGCCCGACGACGCGGTGCGCGAGGCGGTCGACCTGATGGAGGAGGAGGCGTACTCGCAGCTCCCGGTCCTCCAGAACGGGGTGCCCGTCGGCTCGATCAGTCAGGGCGACGTGGTCCACGCGGGAGAAAACGTCGGCGACCACCCCGTCAGCGAGGTGATGAGCGAGTCGTTCCCCACGGTCGCGCCGAGCGCGACCGTCGACGAGGTCCGGAACCTGCTCGACCACTACAAGGCCGTGATGGTCACCGACGGCGGGGAGACGGTCGGGATCATCACCGAGGCGGACATCGCCGCGCACCTCTCGTAGCGGGCTACTCCCGCCGCCGCGTCTCGTCAGTTTCCGCCTCGCTCCGCTCCGCCTCGCGCCGCTCCGAGAGGCGCTCCCATATCTCCGTACAGCCCGCGCCGTCCTCGACGTCGGCGAGGTGACCCGAGTCGTCGGCGTCGTGCTCCTCGGCCTCCTCACCGCCGAGTTCCCCGCTCGCGTCGCCGGCCTCGGCGACGTCCGTCTCGGCCGACTCGGATCGGTCCGTCATCGATCGGGGCTACGCGCCCCTCGATCAAAAGGTGGCGTTCGCGAGTAAATCGGGCCGGTGTTCCGGTTTTCCGGCAATAATTACTTTTGTGTCGCGCGCCTACAGCTCCAGTCCGCGGATCGAGACGGTTCCCGCCTCGGCGTCGTCGCCGTCGCCTGCCGCCGTCGGGTCGGCCTCCTCCACCCGCCCGATCACGCGCCCGCCGGTCTCGGCCGCCAGCGACTCGGCCGACTCGGGATCGAGCGCGGCCACGAAGCCGGTGCCCATGTTGAACGTGCGGTACATCTCCTCGTCGGGGACGTTCCCCTCGGCCTGCACGAACTCGAAGACGGGCTGGGGGTCGAACGCGTCGTCGACGACGTACCGGTGGTCGCCGAGCCGCGTCAGGTTCGTCCAGCCGCCGCCGGTGACGTGGGCCGCGCCGCGCACCCCGCGCTCGCGCATGGGATCGAGCAGGTCGGTGTAGATCCGGGTCGGCTCCAGGAGGGCGTCGCCGACCGTCTCGTACCCCTCGAACGGGCAGGGGTCCGCGTACGCGTGGTCTCGGGTGGCCGCCTCGCGGGCGAGCGTGAGCCCGTTCGAGTGGATCCCCGAGGAGCGCCAGCCGACCAGCGCGTCGCCCGGTTCGGCCGCGCCGTCGAAGACGGCGTCTTTGGCGGCGAGGCCGGCGCAGGTGCCCGCCAGATCGAGCCCGTTGATGACGTCCGGCATCACCGCCGTCTCGCCGCCGACGAGCTCCATGTCGGCGAGCTCGGCGCCGCGGGCGAGCCCGTCGCCGACCTGTTCGGCGAACCGCTCGTCGGGCTCGTCGACCGCGAGGTAGTCGACGAAGGCGACGGGGCGGACCCCGGCGGCGACGAGGTCGTTGACGTTCATCGCGATGCAGTCGATGCCGACCGTCGAGTAGTCGCCGAGCGCCTCTGCGACGAGCAGTTTCGTCCCGACGCCGTCGGTCGCGAGCGCGAGGTACCGGTCGCCGATGTCGAGGAGGCCGGCGTAGTCGCCCTCGGCCTCGCCGACCGCGCCGATCAGCGCCGCGGTCGCCGCCTCGCTCGCGTCGATGTCGACGCCCGCGTCGGCGTAGGTGAGTTCGTCGCCGCCCTCGCTCGCCGCTCCATCGTCGCTCTCCCCCGTCTCGCCGCCGTCGCCCTCGGTCATGTGTGTCGAGGGACGCCCGCGGAGCAAAAGCGCACCGTTCCCGCCGGGCGGTCGAGGGCGGACCGACGGCGACTCAGAACGGCCCGCCGAAGCCGAGCCCGCCCACGAAGACGAGCCCGACCGTGAGAACCACGGAGACGACGAAGAAGCCGGCCCACGCCGCCTTGCTCCAGTCGAACACGGTCTTCCCGTCGAGCGGGCCGTACGGGATCAGGTTGAAGGCGGCGAGGAAGACGTTGATCGCGATCCCGCGGGAGCCGATCAGGGTGATCACGGGGCTACCGACGACCGGACCGAGCAGGAGCGCCGGGAGGAAGACGACGGTGAGAAGCAGGTTGACGACCGGCCCGGCGAGCGCGATGTGGCCGTGTTCCCGCGGGGTCAGCCGACCGCGGTGATGGACCGCGCCGGGCGCGGCGAAGATGAAGCCGAGCAGCGAGCTCATCACGGCCAGGAACAGCATGCTGTTGTCGGCCCGGAACTCGGCCACCTGGTCGTACCGGACCGCGACGACCTTGTGCGCGATCTCGTGGAGGAGGAACGCCACCCCGGCGGTGAGCAGGCCGACGAGCAGCGGCGGGATCACCCCCGCCGCGAGCAGCCGGTCGAAGCCGGCGGTGCCGTTGACGAAGAAGAACGTGAACGCGACGCCGAGCGCGAGCCACGCCACGAGCAGGTCGCGCAGCTCCGTGCCGCTGAAGTAGAGGCCGGCGATCCGGCGCCCTTTGAACGCCGAGCTCACGCTCGTCCCCCGCGCGTGTGTCGGGTCACGCGCCACCCCCGCCCGTGAGGGCGTTCCGGATCAGCTCCGCGCCGGCGTACGCGCCGTCGATCAGGAGCCGCCCCACCTCGTCGACGCCGCCGACTTCGGCGCCGAACATCGCCGGGATCACGTAGACGGCGAACAGGAAGCTCGCGACGATGCTGCCGACGTTCGTCATCGCGACGACGACGATGAGCTTGAACAGGGGGACGTCGAGCATCCGGGAGACCAGCGCGGAGGGCGACAGCGTCTCGTCCGAGAGCAGCTCGTTGAGCGTGCCGATGTCGCCGACGTTCACGGTGATGTGTCGGAGCTCGACGTAGCCGGTGAACCAGCCGGGCGCGAGCACCGGGTTGATCGAGGTCATCCACGCGACGGCGCCGCCGACGCCCGCGGAGGTCCACCGCGCGCCGGCGACCTTCGCGAACGCGAACGCGAAGACCCCGTTGATGAGGAACCACGCGCCGAACACCCGGAGCAGGAACGCGTTCTCGACGCCCGCCAGCGCGAGCAGGACGAAGAATCCGACGAAGCCGACGGTGATCGCGTAGCCGATCGCCTTCTTCCACGGCAGCCCGCCGCCGCCCCGCTCGCGGCCGACGAGGCTCTCCATGGGGGGAAGCGTCTCGGGGGCGGCGAGGTACCCCTCGATCCCCTCGCGGTGGCCCGCGCCGACGACGGCGACGACGTCCCTGCCGGCCTCTCGGAGTGCGACGAGGCGGTGGGCGATGAACGCGTCCCGCTCGTCGATGAGCGCCTCGGCGCCGCCCGGCGAGAACTGGCGGAACTCCTCCATCATCATCGTCACCACGTCGGTGTCGGTGAGCTCCTCGACGCCGAGCTCCTCGATGCCGCCGTGCTCCGGCTCTCCCCCGCCGTCGACCAGTCCGAGCAGCGCCGCCACGACGACGCCGAGCGTCAGACCGAGCGAGATCCCGAGGCCGAGACTGCCGATCGCCGTCACGGCGAAGCCGCCGAGGTACGTCGAGACGAGCCCGTTCGCGACGCCGGAGGCCGCCGCGGCGACCCCGGCGGCGACGCCGAGCCCGCTCGCCGCGTAGAGCCGGCCGTCCGGCGAGAGCGCGAGCTTCCCGACCTGATCGACGGCGATCCCGACCGCGACGGCGACCAACACGCCGCCGGTCACGCTGGTCAGCAGGGCGGTGGTCACGCCGAAGGCCCCGCCGAACAGGCCGATCGCCGGCCCCGCGAGGATCCCGACGAACAGCCCCGCGAGCACGCCGACGACCCGCGAGTCGGTGACGCCGAACGCGAGCCCGCCGACCATCCGGAGCTTCTCCGTGACCGTCATCCGTGCCCAGAAGCGCTGGATCGTCGTCTGGATGTCCCGGTCGACGAGGGCGACGTCGATCCCGAGCCCCTCGGCGACGTCGATGGCCGCGCGCATGTCCGCGCCCGGCTCGATGTCGAAGCGCTCGCCGAGCTGGGTCTGGACGTACGACAGCATCCAGTACGCGAGGAACTGGAAGACGGTGTTCCCGCGCAGGAGGTCGCTCGCGTCGAGGTCGTCGGGGGTCTCGCCCTGCAGCTGGCGGTATCGGCCCTCGTCGAGCTCGACGGCGACGACATCGGGGCGCTCGCGCTCGATCGCCTCCTCGACCTCGTCGACCGAGCGCTCGGAGACGTGCGCGGTGCCGACGACGGTCACGGAGCCGGGCGCGTCCCCGTCGCCGTCGCTCCCGGCGGATCCGACGCCCTCGTCGGGGTCCGACGTCGCCGCGGGGTCGCTCGCCGTCGGGGGCGCGGACGCGCCGTCGGAGCCCCCTGGCGTCTCTGTCATTGCCGGGACGTACCCCCTCGCCGCGTTTAGGGTTTGTGAGTCGATATCGGGCCGACGAGGTCGTAATCGATCCAACAAATTTGTATCCTCACGGCGCGGAGAGGCGATCATGTCGCGGCTGTTGCCCTCCCTGCCCGACGCGACTCCCGAGGACCGGGAGCCGCGGGTCGTGGGCGTCGACGACGAGGACGCGGACGACCTCATCGCGGCGCTCGGCTCCGAGACCGCCCGCGAGATCCTCACCCGCCTCCACGACGAGCCGGCGACCAAGTCGGAGCTCGCGGCCGAGGTCGACACGTCCCTCCAGAACGTGCAGTACCACCTCGCGAAGCTCGACGGGGCCGACCTCGTCGACGTCGTCGACACGACCTACTCCGAGAAGGGCCGCGAGATGGACGTGTACGCCGCCGCCGACGAGCCGCTCGTGCTGTTCGCCGGCGGCGAGGAGGAGTCGGCCGGGATCAAGAGCGCGCTGATGCGGCTGCTCGGCGGGTACGCGCTCATCGCGGCGACGGCCGCCGTCGCCCAGCGCCTCCTCTCGGTGGCGGGGCCGACGGCCCGCGTGACGACGACGACCGGAGACGGGGGCGGAGACGCCGGCGTCACCGCGGAGCAGTCCGGGGGTGACGGCGGGGGAGCCGACGCCGCCGCCGACGGCGGCGACGCGGCGGTCGACGGCACGGTCGAGTACGTCGTCGACCCGCTCGCCGACTACGCCGTCTCGCTGCTCGAACCGGGCGTCGTCTTCTTCATCGGCGCGGCGCTCGTGTTCACGGTCGCGTGGGCGTACTGGTACCGGACAGCCCGGACCTGAAGGCCGCCCGCGCGGGCGGAAGCGCCGCGCCCGTGGGACAGCTATTCATGCCGCCGCCACCACGGTCCGGTATGGAACACGAAGCCGAGGTCGTCGGGGTCGGAGCGGGCTCCGCGCCGGGCGGCGACGTGCCGGCGGTCATCCTCTCGGTCCGAGACGAGTACGTCCCGATCTTCGTCAGCGCCGACCAGGCGCAGTCGATCGGATTGGCGTTGGAGGGCGAGCCGTTCGACCGGCCGCTGACGCACGACCTGCTCGTCGACATCCTCACCGAGTTCGGCGGGGCGATCGACCGCGTCAGGGTCGACGACCTCCGCGACGGCACCTTCTACGCGAAGGTCGACGCGGAGCGGTACGAGAACGGCGAGCCGGAGCGGTTCGTCTTCGACGCGCGCCCCTCCGACGCGCTCGCGCTCGCCGTCCGGGTCGACTGCCCCGTCGTCGTCTCCGACGCGGTGATCGACGAGGCCGGCCGCTCCCCGGACTCCGTCCGCTTCGACGACGACCCGCCGGAGGGCTCCTGACCGCGGGGCGCGCGCCGGCCGTGGGACGCACACCGACGGTGGGACCCCGCTCCGCCGGCCCGAGAGCCGGAGGTTCAAGTCGCCCGCCTCCCCACCGCCGGTATGGACGAGACGGCGACCGTCGCGGAATCGCACACGGAGATGACCGAGATGCTGCTGCCGAACGACACGAACAACCTCGGGCGGGCGCTCGGGGGCGCCGTCCTCCACTGGATGGACATCTGCGGCGCCATCGCCGGGATGCGCTTCTCGAACCGGCAGGTGGTCACCGCCTCGATGGACCACGTCGACTTCATCTCCTCCATCGAGATGGGCGAGGTCGCCGTCATCGAGGGGTACGTGTTCAACGTCGGGCGCACGAGCCTCGACGTGAAGGTCGACGTGCGCGCGGAGAACCCGAGGACCGACGAACAGCGCCGCACGACGACCTCCTACTTCACGTTCGTCGCGCTCGACGACGAGGGGTCCCCCGCGAGCGTCCCGGAGCTGACCTGTCCGACGCCGGAAGAGGAGGCGCTGCGGGAGGAGGCGATCGAGGGCCGGCGCGAACAGCTCACCGACATCGTCGAGCGGTACGACCTCTGACCGACGCCCCCTACTCGCCGGCGACGACGTCGACCCGCGCCGTGTGCGACGAACCGAGCCCCTCGTGGGCTGCGACCGCCGCCTCGTGCGCACCCCTGACTCGCGAGGCGAACGCGCCGAGCGACTCTCCCTCCTCGGTGGCGGCGAGGTGGCTCGGGCAGCCGCAGTCGGACGCGCCGAACCCGTCGACCGGCCCCGCCCGGAGGCGCTCGGCGACCGCGCACTCGACGTCGGCGCCGACGCTCCGGACGACGCGGTCGATCCGGGCGTCCGGGTGACCGAGGAGGTGATCGACGTGCCAGTGGCGGACGTCGTGTTCGCCGCGCGCGGTCCGGCGGTGACGGTCGACGCGCGCGAACCCGCCCGCGCCGAGCGCGCTGCCGGTGTACGCGTAGACGCCCCCGTCGAAGCGGGCCTCGCCGAGCGCGCCGACCTCGATTACGGCGGGATCAGCGAGCTCCACGAGGAGGGTGTAGGTGCCGCCGTCGTCGGGATCGGGAGCCCCGGCCCCGCTCACGACAGCGCCTCCGGCGGGTCGCTCGCGGCGGGGCGGAGGTCGTCGACGAGGTCGCGCGCGTCGTCGGTGAGCCGGTACGTCTCGTGGACGTCGGCGGGGTCGCGGCCGCGGCCCGACAGCGTCCCGACGACGTCGGCGATCCGGTCGTAGTTGTCGCGGACGAGCCCGCCGACGATCCCCGGGGTGCCGGCGCGGTCGGCGAGCTCCTCGGCGGCCGAGCGCCCGGCGTACACCCGGCGCTCGCGGGGGTCGACGAGCACCATCGCGAACGGGCGCGAGCCGAACTGCGCGTCGAGGAACGGGCCGACCGGGTCGGCCTCCCACGGCACCGCGACGACGCCGTCCAGCCGGCGGAGCGCGAGGGCCGCGACCGAGCAGTACGGACAGTCGCCGTCGAAGATCAGCACCGGCGCGTCCGAGTCGTGACTCATGAGGATCGATACGTCCCGCGGCGGCTTAAGCGGCCGGCCGCCGGGGAAAACGAGGGCGAAAGACGCCGCCGCGTCTCAGTGCGAGTGACCGAGCGCGTCCTCGAGCGACTGCCCGAACCGCTCCTCGAACAGCTCCGCGGCCGTCTCGTTCATCTCCGCGATGTCCTCCGGCACGTCGCCCTCGCTGTGGTGGACGATGACGTGCGCCTGCTGGGCCATCGCCTGTACCACGACGTCGCTGACGACGCGGGTGGGCTGTTCGCCCTGCTCGCTGAGCACGTCGACGAGACCGGCGGGCAGTTCGAACGACTCCTCGTCACCGTCGGGACCGGTGATCGTGTAGGTTTCCGTCTCTCCCATACGTCTCGGTCGCGGTCGGGACATAAGGGTCTGTGGAAAGCGCGCGCGGCTGACGCACGCGCGTCCCGAACACCGGAGCGCCGGGTCTTCCCGCCTTTCCCGCCCCGGGGCTACCCGTGCGCCGAGATGGCCTTCACCGAGAAGCCGGAGAGGGCGATGCTCGCGAGGTACACCGCGATCGCGGTGACCACGATCGAGCCGCCGGACGGGAGCCCGAGCCCGATCGAGACGGCGAAGCCGCCGAGCACCGACAGCTGGCCGAAGATGACGCCGAGGTACGTCGTCTCGCGGAAGCTCCGGGCGACCTGCGAGGCGGCCGCGACGGGGACGACTAACATCGCGGCCACGAGGATGACGCCGAGCACCTGCATCGCGCCGACCACGACGACCGCGGTCAACACCACGAGCAGCGTGTTGTAGCCGGTGACGTTGAGCTGGGCGACCCGCGCCGCCTGCTCGTCGAAGGTGATGAAGAGGAGCTGCTTGTACGTCAGCGCCACGCCGGCGACGACGACGAGAGAGAGCGCGCCCATCAGCCGCGCGCCCTCGGCCGTGACGACCGCGAGGTTCCCGAACAGGTACCCCTCGATGTTGATCGCGGTCAGCCCGCGACCGTAGCTGACGATGAGGGTGCCGACCGCGAAGCTCCCGCTGAGCATGATCGCGATCGGCACGTCCCCGTAGGCGTCGGTGCGCTCGGTGAGCCACTGGACCGCGAGTGCCCCCGCGATCGCGACGGCGAGCGCGACGAGCAGCAGCGAGCTCCCCCACCCGGTCGAGGCGTCGACGAGGATCCCGATCGCGACCCCCGCGAACGCCGTGTGCGCCAGCGTCTCGCCGATCAGCGCCATCTCCCGGTGGACGAGGAACGACCCGACGAGCGGGGCGACGACGCCGACGAGCACGCCGACCGCCATCGACTGCCACATGATCGGGTGCCGGAACACGTTCGTCCCGAACGCGGCGTCCATACCGCGCCCGAACGCGCGGAACCCGGCGTACAGGTCGCTCGCGACCGGGAGGTCCTGCGCCCAGTACAGCAGGAGGAACCCGAGCATCCCGACCGCGACGACCGCCGTGAGGCCGAGCGCGGCGAGCTCGGCGGTCCGTCGAAGCCCGCGTTCGGGCCTCGCGTCCGCGGTCGGGTTCGCCTCCCCCTCGCCGTCCGCGGTCTCGGTCCCGCTCATCAGTGGTGGTGGTGGACGACCTGTCCGGTCGCGCCGTACGCCTCCGAGAGGGCGTCGCTCTCGACGAACGACTCGGTGTCGCCGTGGTGGTACAGCTCGGTGTTGATGCAGGCGATGCGGTTCGCGCGGTCGGTGACGACGCCGATGTCGTGCTCGATGAGGATGATGGTGATCCCGTCGTCGTTCAGCTCGTCCAAGAGGGCGTAGAAGGCGTCGCGCGACTCGGCGTCGACCCCCACGGTCGGCTCGTCGAGCGCGAGCAGGTCCGCGTCGCTCGCGAGGGCCCGCGCGATGTACGCGCGCTGCTTCTGCCCGCCGGACAGCTCGGTGACGAGCCGGTCGGCGAGGTCGCCGATCCCGACCGTCTCGATGGCGTCGGCGACGGCGGCGCGGTCGGCCTCGGAGAGCCGCCCGCGGCCGGCGTGCGCGAACCGGCCCATGGTGACGCACTCGCGGACCGTGACGGGCATCGCGCCGCCGCGGCTCGTCGCCTGCTGCGAGACGTAGCCGATCCGGCCGCCGTCGTCGAACTCGTCGACCGGGCGACCGAACAGCTCGACGGTCCCCTCGTCGGGCTCGTGGAGCCCGAGCATGAGGTGGAGCAGGGTCGTCTTGCCCGAGCCGTTGGGGCCGACGAGTCCGAGGAAATCGCCCGCCTCGACCGTCAGAGAGACGTCTCTCACGGCGGCGGTGTCGCCGTAGGCGAACGTCACGCCGTCGAGGTCGACGATCGCGGTCACTGCGTGTCTCCTCTCTGGGTCGGCCGAACGTTTAGCTCTTTTAGTCCGTCGCCGACGGCGGGGCAGTCGGCCGGCGGCGCCCCGTCGGGATGGCGGGTCACTGCGCCCCGAACGCCCGCTCGAACGCGGGGACGTTGACCTCGGTCATCTGTTCGAGGTAGCCGTAGCCGGCCTCGTTCCACTCCTCTGTGGTCCCGCCGGCCGGGCTGACGGGCATCGTCTCCGTGGCGTCGCTGTTCTCGACGACCGTCTCGGCGAGCCGCGGCGACTCGAAGCGGTCGTAGAGGACCGTGTCGATCCCCTCGGCGTTCACCAGTTCGATGGTGTCGGCGATCTCGCTCTGGCTCGGCTCGTTCTGCGGCGAGACGC
Above is a window of Halorubrum depositum DNA encoding:
- a CDS encoding TraB/GumN family protein produces the protein MTETPGGSDGASAPPTASDPAATSDPDEGVGSAGSDGDGDAPGSVTVVGTAHVSERSVDEVEEAIERERPDVVAVELDEGRYRQLQGETPDDLDASDLLRGNTVFQFLAYWMLSYVQTQLGERFDIEPGADMRAAIDVAEGLGIDVALVDRDIQTTIQRFWARMTVTEKLRMVGGLAFGVTDSRVVGVLAGLFVGILAGPAIGLFGGAFGVTTALLTSVTGGVLVAVAVGIAVDQVGKLALSPDGRLYAASGLGVAAGVAAAASGVANGLVSTYLGGFAVTAIGSLGLGISLGLTLGVVVAALLGLVDGGGEPEHGGIEELGVEELTDTDVVTMMMEEFRQFSPGGAEALIDERDAFIAHRLVALREAGRDVVAVVGAGHREGIEGYLAAPETLPPMESLVGRERGGGGLPWKKAIGYAITVGFVGFFVLLALAGVENAFLLRVFGAWFLINGVFAFAFAKVAGARWTSAGVGGAVAWMTSINPVLAPGWFTGYVELRHITVNVGDIGTLNELLSDETLSPSALVSRMLDVPLFKLIVVVAMTNVGSIVASFLFAVYVIPAMFGAEVGGVDEVGRLLIDGAYAGAELIRNALTGGGGA
- a CDS encoding ArsR/SmtB family transcription factor, with the translated sequence MSRLLPSLPDATPEDREPRVVGVDDEDADDLIAALGSETAREILTRLHDEPATKSELAAEVDTSLQNVQYHLAKLDGADLVDVVDTTYSEKGREMDVYAAADEPLVLFAGGEEESAGIKSALMRLLGGYALIAATAAVAQRLLSVAGPTARVTTTTGDGGGDAGVTAEQSGGDGGGADAAADGGDAAVDGTVEYVVDPLADYAVSLLEPGVVFFIGAALVFTVAWAYWYRTART
- a CDS encoding bifunctional nuclease family protein gives rise to the protein MEHEAEVVGVGAGSAPGGDVPAVILSVRDEYVPIFVSADQAQSIGLALEGEPFDRPLTHDLLVDILTEFGGAIDRVRVDDLRDGTFYAKVDAERYENGEPERFVFDARPSDALALAVRVDCPVVVSDAVIDEAGRSPDSVRFDDDPPEGS
- a CDS encoding acyl-CoA thioesterase, which gives rise to MDETATVAESHTEMTEMLLPNDTNNLGRALGGAVLHWMDICGAIAGMRFSNRQVVTASMDHVDFISSIEMGEVAVIEGYVFNVGRTSLDVKVDVRAENPRTDEQRRTTTSYFTFVALDDEGSPASVPELTCPTPEEEALREEAIEGRREQLTDIVERYDL
- a CDS encoding GIY-YIG nuclease family protein; this translates as MSGAGAPDPDDGGTYTLLVELADPAVIEVGALGEARFDGGVYAYTGSALGAGGFARVDRHRRTARGEHDVRHWHVDHLLGHPDARIDRVVRSVGADVECAVAERLRAGPVDGFGASDCGCPSHLAATEEGESLGAFASRVRGAHEAAVAAHEGLGSSHTARVDVVAGE
- a CDS encoding thiol-disulfide oxidoreductase DCC family protein, with the translated sequence MSHDSDAPVLIFDGDCPYCSVAALALRRLDGVVAVPWEADPVGPFLDAQFGSRPFAMVLVDPRERRVYAGRSAAEELADRAGTPGIVGGLVRDNYDRIADVVGTLSGRGRDPADVHETYRLTDDARDLVDDLRPAASDPPEALS
- a CDS encoding DUF7545 family protein; the encoded protein is MGETETYTITGPDGDEESFELPAGLVDVLSEQGEQPTRVVSDVVVQAMAQQAHVIVHHSEGDVPEDIAEMNETAAELFEERFGQSLEDALGHSH